From a single Lolium rigidum isolate FL_2022 chromosome 7, APGP_CSIRO_Lrig_0.1, whole genome shotgun sequence genomic region:
- the LOC124675692 gene encoding glutaredoxin-C6-like, whose protein sequence is MGIASSSASSNPESLAMALAKAKEIAASAPVVVFSKSYCPFCTRVKQLFTKLGASFKAIELDVEGDGADMQSALAQWTGQRTVPNVFINGKHIGGCDDTLALEKSGKLVPLLREAGAISGSASKDTMTA, encoded by the exons ATGGGcatcgcttcctcctccgcctcctccaaccCAGAATCATTAGCTATGGCGCTCGCCAAGGCCAAGGAAATCGCCGCCTCCGCTCCCGTCGTCGTCTTCAG CAAGTCTTACTGCCCTTTCTGCACACGGGTGAAGCAGCTCTTCACAAAGCTAGGAGCAAGCTTCAAGGCCATTGAGTTGGATGTAGAAG GTGATGGAGCTGATATGCAATCTGCTCTTGCTCAATGGACTGGACAGAGGACTGTCCCAAATGTGTTCATCAATGGGAAACACATCGGTGGTTGCGATG ATACTCTTGCACTGGAGAAGTCAGGGAAGCTGGTGCCTTTGCTGAGGGAGGCTGGAGCGATCTCCGGTTCTGCTTCCAAGGATACCATGACTGCTTAG
- the LOC124676598 gene encoding uncharacterized protein LOC124676598 yields MYWPALKPSPAKNPSPPAMASALPDPEEIDDGWVVLPPVAATATAPKSKGKPPRPPPSIRSPSSAPTSDDDGAFDPTPDDIVRRYLPLRRSLRCDGLPRQIHDADVYGAHPGFLAAVYPAANGRPEWFFFVCRAQCQGGRRRAGPGAYRLGSEARLLGGTAYCHAFRYYEDEADVGSASTKETQWRMDEYGDCRSSAITAAAAFDMVICKLYPTRGGTIQQRLGAGSASLPPDADANKPQLLVRLYLDAVNLGDPRRCRMYAVSDVFAAHPAVLTATFPAANDRCEWFFAVQQPTRDANEDARPRKAGPGAYVPMREGRAVNGKGGDVGYRRVFLYREDDETARRVSRTEWWMEEYGFGRDFPSGELPVLAEPRVGEDEELVVYKLYIKMVGDQQ; encoded by the coding sequence ATGTACTGGCCCGCCCTTAAACCCTCGCCGGCCAAGAACCCGTCGCCGCCGGCCATGGCCTCCGCCCTCCCCGATCCGGAGGAGATCGACGACGGCTGGGTCGTGCTGCCCccggtcgccgccaccgccaccgcgcccaAATCCAAAGGCAAGCCTCCCAGGCCACCACCGTCCATCAGGTCTCCATCGTCCGCACCAACATCTGACGACGACGGAGCCTTCGACCCCACCCCCGACGACATCGTCCGGCGGTACCTGCCCCTGCGCCGATCGCTGCGCTGCGACGGCCTGCCCCGGCAGATCCACGACGCCGACGTCTACGGCGCGCACCCGGGCTTCCTCGCCGCCGTGTACCCGGCGGCCAACGGCCGCCCCGAGTGGTTCTTCTTCGTGTGCCGGGCGCAGTGCCAGGGCGGCCGCCGCAGGGCCGGGCCCGGCGCGTACCGCCTCGGCAGCGAGGCCAGGCTGCTCGGCGGCACCGCCTACTGCCACGCCTTCCGCTACTACGAGGACGAGGCCGACGTCGGCTCCGCCTCGACCAAGGAGACCCAGTGGCGGATGGACGAGTACGGCGACTGCCGCTCCTCCGCcataaccgccgccgccgccttcgacaTGGTCATCTGCAAGCTCTACCCGACGCGCGGCGGGACCATCCAGCAGAGGCTCGGTGCCGGCAGCGCAAGTCTTCCTCCTGACGCGGACGCGAATAAGCCGCAGCTGCTCGTCCGTCTCTACCTGGACGCCGTCAACCTGGGTGACCCGCGGCGGTGCCGGATGTACGCAGTCTCCGACGTCTTCGCCGCGCACCCGGCGGTGCTCACGGCCACGTTCCCGGCGGCCAACGACCGGTGCGAGTGGTTCTTCGCCGTCCAGCAGCCCACGCGCGACGCCAACGAAGACGCGCGACCACGGAAGGCAGGGCCAGGGGCGTACGTGCCGATGCGCGAGGGCCGCGCCGTGAACGGCAAGGGCGGGGACGTGGGCTACCGCCGCGTGTTCTTGTACAGGGAGGACGACGAGACGGCGAGGCGGGTGTCGCGGACGGAGTGGTGGATGGAGGAGTACGGGTTCGGGCGGGACTTCCCGTCCGGCGAGCTGCCAGTGCTGGCCGAGCCGCGCGTGGGCGAAGATGAAGAGCTGGTGGTGTACAAACTGTACATAAAAATGGTTGGTGACCAGCAGTAG